From the genome of Candidatus Hydrogenedentota bacterium:
TTGACCATGTTCTGCGCCAGCTCGACGTAGCCGGAACTCTGAACCAGCACCAAACGGTCACCCGGCGGGACGCTGCCGTAGGTTGCCACGAAGTCGGCCGCATAATGAGCCTTGCCGACCGTCACATCAACCCCGTCGCCCTCCTTAATCTCGAGCAACCGCA
Proteins encoded in this window:
- a CDS encoding SAM-dependent chlorinase/fluorinase; this encodes RLLEIKEGDGVDVTVGKAHYAADFVATYGSVPPGDRLVLVQSSGYVELAQNMVNLAQSLGEGTMAPVTLRKMK